One segment of Corynebacterium atrinae DNA contains the following:
- a CDS encoding NAD(+) diphosphatase, whose protein sequence is MRDYLPVDPTGHVPVDAADRAVRLSTPPSPAGPAVHLGGGRWAVRVADVSAYGERVRDARFFGHDREVSRAIALLRHRDGYSFDPVDGSPLTFDDEGIRAAGASGRPLFPRVNPAVIGLVHLAGAERILLGRNAARGSYFSLIAGYVDAGENLEEAFAREVWEEVGRRVTDVTYWGSQPWAISGSLMVGFTAITSDREAVGGTDGEIIETRWVSREELADLPLAPPGSIAHAMISDWRDS, encoded by the coding sequence GTGAGGGACTACCTTCCCGTCGACCCGACCGGGCACGTCCCGGTCGATGCCGCCGACCGTGCGGTTCGCTTATCGACGCCCCCCTCACCCGCAGGTCCGGCCGTCCACCTCGGCGGTGGGCGGTGGGCCGTCCGCGTCGCGGACGTCTCCGCCTACGGCGAGCGCGTCCGCGACGCCCGCTTCTTCGGCCATGATCGGGAGGTATCGCGGGCCATTGCGTTGTTGCGCCACCGTGACGGCTACTCTTTCGATCCCGTCGACGGCAGTCCGCTGACTTTCGATGACGAGGGCATCCGCGCCGCTGGTGCCTCCGGGCGGCCACTGTTTCCCCGAGTAAACCCGGCGGTGATTGGCCTCGTGCACCTGGCGGGCGCAGAGCGGATTCTACTGGGCCGCAACGCCGCGCGGGGTAGCTACTTCTCCCTCATCGCCGGATACGTCGACGCCGGGGAAAACCTGGAGGAGGCCTTCGCCCGTGAGGTGTGGGAGGAGGTGGGTCGCCGAGTTACGGACGTGACTTACTGGGGGAGCCAGCCCTGGGCGATCAGTGGTTCGCTCATGGTGGGGTTCACGGCGATCACCTCCGATCGGGAGGCGGTCGGTGGGACCGATGGTGAGATCATCGAAACGCGCTGGGTCAGCCGCGAGGAACTCGCTGATCTGCCCCTGGCCCCACCGGGTTCCATTGCGCACGCGATGATTAGCGATTGGAGGGACTCATGA
- a CDS encoding potassium channel family protein — protein MRDRIRDRFSGDAELSKMPDHTLLGIINIPGEVAASPWLLIGRRILYAFALLFLVAGIVYVDRGGYSESLTFIDAFYYSAVSLSTTGYGDITPVTQSARLINIIIITPIRIAFVILLVGTTLSVLTENSRKTLQIQRWRRTVRNHTIVIGYGTKGRSAVSALLADGVPASQIVVIDTDKASLARAEHQGLVTVSGNGTKAEVLKIAGVTRARAVVVAPNSDDTAVLVTLSVREIAPSAMIVASVRESENQHLLEQSGADSVVISSETAGRLLGLATVTPTVVEMMEDLLSPDEGFSVAERPVGEDEVGANPRHLADIVLGLVRSGELYRIDSPEAETVEPGDRLLYIRRVTGEDVKRP, from the coding sequence ATGCGAGATCGGATTCGGGACAGGTTCAGCGGTGACGCTGAGCTGAGCAAGATGCCCGACCATACTTTGCTGGGAATCATCAACATCCCCGGCGAGGTCGCGGCCAGCCCCTGGCTGCTCATCGGGCGGCGCATTCTCTACGCCTTCGCGCTGCTGTTTTTGGTGGCCGGTATTGTCTACGTCGATCGCGGAGGATACTCGGAGAGCCTGACATTCATCGATGCCTTTTACTATTCGGCTGTCTCGCTGTCGACGACGGGCTACGGCGACATCACGCCGGTGACGCAGTCGGCGCGTTTGATCAACATCATCATCATTACCCCGATCCGCATTGCCTTCGTTATCCTCCTGGTCGGCACGACCCTATCGGTGCTGACGGAGAATTCCCGCAAGACCCTGCAGATCCAACGTTGGAGGAGAACCGTGCGTAACCACACCATCGTCATTGGCTACGGCACGAAAGGCCGCTCCGCCGTGTCCGCGCTCCTGGCCGACGGCGTTCCGGCCAGCCAGATCGTGGTCATTGATACGGACAAGGCCTCGTTGGCGCGCGCCGAGCACCAGGGTTTGGTCACCGTGTCGGGCAATGGAACCAAGGCGGAAGTGCTCAAGATCGCCGGGGTCACTCGCGCCCGGGCCGTCGTCGTGGCTCCTAACTCCGACGACACTGCCGTGCTGGTCACCCTGTCAGTCCGCGAGATCGCCCCCTCGGCAATGATCGTCGCCAGCGTGCGCGAATCCGAGAACCAACACCTCCTCGAGCAATCGGGCGCGGACTCGGTGGTCATTTCCTCGGAGACCGCCGGCCGCCTCCTTGGCTTGGCCACCGTGACGCCGACCGTGGTGGAGATGATGGAAGACCTGCTCAGCCCCGACGAAGGCTTCTCCGTGGCGGAGCGCCCCGTCGGCGAGGACGAGGTCGGCGCGAACCCCCGCCACCTTGCGGACATCGTGCTCGGCCTGGTTCGCTCTGGCGAGCTTTACCGTATCGATTCCCCCGAGGCTGAGACCGTGGAGCCGGGCGATCGCCTGCTCTACATTCGTCGCGTGACTGGGGAGGACGTGAAGCGTCCGTGA
- a CDS encoding DUF3152 domain-containing protein, with translation MAKRSRESLFVSLARELGWRAYAIPVLVVITIWVLVDVFTAPSEGEITANGEMTPTVSSGSTHSPGNSGPNPADFPAQALPPTELPPGGPYAERGDRTYRVVGTPGMRAGQGTELTITYVVEVENGVDTAGSGGDDALSALVDATLSNPKGWTNDPRFRFEHVAADQEPDMRIQLTSVDTTHAMCGSDLEMETSCHIKLDEVSHVVINESRWVRGATTYNGDLGSYRQYLLNHEVGHGIGYAAHEACGSNGELAPIMMQQTLSLNNRELHSFNPDEVYPDNSDTCVFNPWPYPRPAVL, from the coding sequence ATGGCGAAGCGTTCCCGTGAATCCCTGTTCGTGAGCTTGGCTCGCGAGCTGGGTTGGCGCGCCTACGCCATTCCCGTTCTCGTCGTCATCACCATCTGGGTCCTCGTTGACGTGTTTACCGCCCCTTCCGAAGGTGAGATCACGGCCAACGGGGAGATGACTCCGACCGTGAGTTCCGGTTCCACGCATTCGCCGGGCAACTCCGGTCCCAACCCGGCCGATTTCCCCGCCCAGGCTCTGCCACCCACCGAGCTCCCACCCGGGGGACCTTATGCGGAGCGGGGCGATCGGACCTACCGCGTGGTGGGCACCCCCGGCATGAGGGCAGGACAGGGAACCGAGCTGACGATCACCTACGTCGTCGAGGTGGAAAACGGGGTGGACACCGCTGGTTCCGGCGGCGATGATGCCTTGTCCGCCCTGGTGGACGCCACGTTGTCTAACCCCAAGGGTTGGACCAATGATCCCCGGTTCCGCTTCGAACACGTCGCCGCCGACCAAGAGCCGGACATGCGTATCCAGTTGACCAGCGTGGACACTACGCACGCCATGTGCGGCAGCGACCTCGAAATGGAAACCAGCTGTCACATCAAACTCGATGAGGTGAGCCACGTGGTGATCAATGAGTCCCGCTGGGTGCGGGGCGCGACGACGTATAACGGCGACCTCGGCTCCTACCGCCAGTATCTGCTCAATCACGAGGTCGGCCACGGCATCGGCTACGCCGCACACGAGGCCTGTGGCAGTAATGGTGAACTGGCCCCGATCATGATGCAACAGACGTTGAGCCTGAATAACCGTGAGCTCCACAGCTTCAACCCGGACGAGGTCTACCCGGATAATTCCGATACCTGCGTCTTTAACCCCTGGCCCTACCCAAGGCCGGCGGTCCTGTGA
- a CDS encoding ATP-dependent helicase: protein MPNAISPELLSGVLGQKHRPTKQQSAIIGADPGPLLVVAGAGAGKTETMAARVVWLIANQIVTPDQILGLTFTRKAAQELSARIRGRLQTLAETPKVRDLDPSGTLADDLVNLTPTVATYDAYAAQLVREYGLLVPVEPASRMITAAELHGIAYQVVKDYRGQHSATGQAGTVTERLLKLITDMGNSLATPEEVIDESLAFIKELESLPPYGKKPDDYFTKDQQKWIKAQRERIDQFPLVRQLQEELASLGVTTFNEQMSVAARLASTHLSVGESQRRRFKVVMLDEYQDTSHSQRVLLTSLFGGQTDVTVTAVGDPMQAIYGWRGATSENLKEFVNDFPLDPITGQPAPKRQLTTSWRNPAEVLRLANHVSNELLGVGPDRPVEELTPRDGAPKGRVALGYFATAEDEVNAVADLLQEQYLHTQGEKFTAAVLVRKNKHTAAIARALENRGVPYEIFGLGGLLSLPEIADLVAIATMLIRPQNTPAALRILAGPSVGLGLADLVALRDRARNLTAGADKDQRRPHLGEDLPPEDRLRAQVDAILADPPEQIAGLTDAVADLGERSRYSAEGVRCLEALSSRLRTLRKYSLPKSLPDLFSDIIDVFGIRTEVLARPNSVGSVHLDAFLDSVASYPGDSLAGLLDYFELAREHEDGLAPGDAVVKEDRVQIMTVHKAKGLEWHTVSVLHADKNTYRGNTETFLTQSARIPDAEVDTTEAENRSQFSKIYEEYREEKKSELAEENARLFYVALTRAEENLIVTASPNGQRPGPYEHLEGLKGLKGPEGLAHGIEVLAWEVGDADVDKQEPEPAETGTFPYMHAEANAIAGAELVRAAMAAPPAVTPGETFDFWEQETTALIEEQEALRAPTVDVELPGELTASDLVALRADAQQFAKRQRRPVPFKPNSFAKRGTAFHQWLEDRFGATALLDEDQLPGIDEDTLDPAELDDLKAAFDRSEWAERTPEQVEQPFEVSIGDTVVRGRMDAVFRDPDDPTGWMIVDWKTGRKPTGEDRQAAVIQLAVYREAWARIIGTAEPIRAAFHYVATGETFEPRDLPDRARLEALLDSSTGGND from the coding sequence ATGCCTAATGCAATCAGCCCGGAACTTCTTTCCGGGGTCTTAGGGCAGAAACATCGGCCGACGAAGCAGCAGTCCGCGATCATCGGTGCGGACCCGGGGCCGTTGCTCGTCGTGGCGGGCGCCGGAGCGGGCAAGACGGAGACGATGGCCGCGCGGGTCGTTTGGTTGATCGCGAACCAGATTGTCACCCCGGACCAGATTCTCGGACTGACGTTTACCCGCAAGGCCGCCCAGGAGCTCAGCGCGCGTATTCGGGGGCGGCTGCAGACCTTGGCGGAAACTCCTAAGGTCCGTGACCTCGACCCCAGCGGCACTCTCGCCGATGACCTGGTCAACCTCACCCCGACCGTTGCCACCTACGATGCCTACGCCGCCCAGCTGGTGCGTGAGTATGGGCTCCTCGTGCCGGTGGAGCCCGCCAGCCGCATGATCACCGCCGCTGAGCTGCACGGCATCGCCTACCAGGTGGTGAAGGATTATCGCGGCCAGCATTCAGCGACCGGCCAGGCGGGGACAGTGACTGAAAGGCTGCTCAAGCTCATCACGGACATGGGCAATAGCCTCGCCACCCCGGAGGAGGTCATCGACGAATCCCTCGCCTTCATCAAGGAATTGGAGTCTCTGCCGCCCTACGGCAAAAAGCCGGATGACTACTTCACCAAAGACCAGCAGAAGTGGATCAAGGCGCAGCGCGAGCGCATCGACCAATTCCCCTTGGTGCGGCAACTCCAGGAGGAGCTCGCCAGCCTCGGCGTGACCACCTTCAATGAACAGATGTCGGTGGCCGCACGCCTGGCGTCGACCCACCTGTCAGTGGGCGAGTCCCAGCGCCGCCGCTTCAAGGTCGTCATGTTGGACGAGTATCAGGACACCTCCCATTCCCAGCGAGTGCTGCTGACCAGCCTCTTTGGCGGGCAAACCGACGTCACGGTCACCGCCGTCGGCGATCCCATGCAGGCGATCTACGGCTGGCGGGGCGCAACCTCGGAGAACCTCAAGGAGTTTGTCAACGATTTCCCCCTGGATCCCATCACCGGCCAGCCCGCCCCAAAACGCCAGTTGACGACTTCCTGGCGAAACCCCGCCGAGGTGCTGCGCTTGGCCAACCACGTCAGTAACGAACTGCTGGGAGTAGGCCCAGATCGGCCCGTCGAGGAGCTGACACCCCGCGACGGAGCGCCGAAGGGGCGGGTCGCCCTGGGTTACTTCGCCACCGCCGAGGACGAGGTCAACGCCGTCGCCGACCTGCTGCAAGAGCAGTATCTGCACACCCAGGGAGAGAAGTTCACCGCTGCGGTGCTCGTGCGCAAGAACAAACACACTGCCGCAATCGCCCGGGCCCTGGAAAACCGCGGCGTGCCCTATGAGATTTTCGGGCTCGGCGGGTTGCTCTCATTGCCCGAAATTGCAGATCTGGTAGCCATCGCCACCATGCTCATCCGCCCACAGAACACTCCGGCGGCCTTGCGGATCCTCGCGGGCCCCAGCGTGGGGCTTGGCTTGGCGGACCTCGTTGCCCTGCGCGATCGCGCGCGCAACCTCACCGCGGGAGCCGATAAGGATCAACGCAGACCGCACCTGGGGGAGGACCTTCCCCCGGAGGATCGCCTGCGCGCCCAGGTCGACGCGATCCTGGCGGACCCACCGGAGCAGATCGCCGGGCTCACCGACGCGGTGGCCGATCTGGGAGAGCGATCCCGCTACTCCGCCGAGGGCGTGCGCTGCCTGGAAGCTCTGAGCAGCAGACTGCGCACGCTGCGGAAATACAGCCTGCCTAAGTCGCTGCCCGATCTGTTTAGCGATATCATCGACGTCTTTGGCATCCGGACGGAGGTATTGGCGCGCCCGAACTCGGTGGGATCCGTGCACTTAGATGCCTTCCTCGACTCGGTGGCGTCCTACCCGGGAGACAGCCTGGCCGGCCTGCTCGACTACTTCGAATTGGCCCGCGAGCATGAGGACGGATTGGCTCCAGGGGATGCCGTGGTCAAGGAAGATCGCGTGCAAATCATGACCGTTCACAAGGCCAAAGGCCTGGAGTGGCACACCGTCAGCGTCCTACACGCCGACAAGAACACCTATCGGGGCAACACCGAGACCTTCCTCACCCAGTCCGCACGCATCCCCGACGCGGAGGTGGATACCACCGAGGCTGAGAACCGTTCCCAATTTTCAAAAATCTACGAGGAATACCGGGAGGAAAAGAAGTCGGAGCTAGCCGAGGAGAATGCTCGCCTGTTTTACGTGGCACTCACCCGCGCGGAAGAAAACCTCATCGTCACCGCTTCCCCCAACGGGCAGCGGCCGGGCCCCTATGAACACTTGGAAGGCCTGAAAGGCCTGAAGGGCCCGGAAGGTCTGGCACATGGCATTGAGGTGCTGGCCTGGGAGGTGGGGGACGCGGACGTCGATAAGCAAGAGCCGGAACCGGCGGAAACCGGGACCTTCCCCTACATGCACGCCGAGGCCAACGCCATAGCCGGGGCGGAGTTGGTGCGGGCAGCGATGGCAGCGCCGCCAGCCGTGACCCCGGGCGAGACCTTCGATTTTTGGGAGCAGGAGACCACCGCGCTCATCGAGGAGCAGGAAGCGCTGCGGGCCCCGACCGTGGACGTGGAGTTGCCGGGCGAGCTGACGGCCTCTGACCTGGTGGCATTGCGGGCGGATGCACAGCAGTTTGCCAAGCGCCAGCGTCGGCCGGTGCCGTTCAAGCCGAACAGCTTTGCCAAGCGCGGAACGGCCTTCCACCAGTGGTTGGAGGACCGATTCGGGGCAACGGCCCTGTTGGATGAAGACCAGCTGCCGGGCATCGACGAGGATACGCTCGACCCGGCGGAACTGGATGACCTTAAGGCGGCCTTCGACCGCAGCGAGTGGGCGGAGCGGACGCCTGAGCAGGTGGAACAGCCCTTCGAAGTGAGCATCGGCGATACGGTGGTGCGCGGTCGGATGGATGCCGTGTTCCGCGACCCCGATGACCCGACGGGGTGGATGATCGTGGATTGGAAGACTGGCCGCAAGCCGACGGGGGAGGACCGGCAGGCCGCCGTCATCCAGTTGGCGGTGTATCGGGAGGCGTGGGCGCGCATCATCGGGACGGCGGAGCCGATCCGGGCGGCGTTCCACTACGTTGCCACCGGCGAGACCTTCGAGCCGCGCGACCTACCCGATCGGGCCAGGCTGGAAGCGCTGTTGGATTCATCGACCGGTGGAAACGACTAG
- a CDS encoding TIGR02569 family protein, producing MTGEHAAVVPTHVISAFQGKEGRPERAGHAWDHGWRIGSTVYARSGRVSTGWSAKLRTTLQVEGVRIARPIRSTDGRFVVAGWNASTRIDGELARRVDETVGVALRLADALAGQTPPPEPEVEDPFVLADRRAWEETAEEYRPLTVPLQVGHADLLATTIYRGTQPPAITDLVPFGALRPHGYTAAVVMVDGLIAGAVDDAVVDRFRHIPDIDQLLLRAVAYRRHLNDLHPDATSNARSHIRRVEDVLMLKLADKL from the coding sequence GTGACTGGGGAGCACGCGGCGGTGGTCCCTACCCACGTCATTTCCGCTTTCCAGGGAAAGGAGGGGCGACCCGAGCGCGCCGGGCACGCGTGGGACCACGGGTGGCGGATCGGTTCGACCGTCTATGCCCGTTCCGGTCGGGTGTCCACCGGGTGGTCGGCGAAGCTGCGCACAACTCTCCAGGTGGAGGGCGTTCGCATTGCGCGTCCGATTCGTTCCACCGATGGCCGCTTTGTGGTGGCTGGGTGGAACGCCTCCACCCGGATTGATGGGGAGTTGGCCCGGCGGGTTGATGAAACGGTCGGGGTGGCCCTCCGGCTGGCGGATGCCCTGGCGGGGCAAACGCCGCCGCCCGAGCCTGAGGTGGAGGACCCGTTTGTCCTTGCGGATCGCCGTGCGTGGGAAGAGACGGCCGAGGAATACCGCCCGCTCACCGTCCCGTTGCAGGTCGGGCACGCTGATCTGTTGGCCACCACGATCTATCGCGGCACGCAGCCCCCGGCGATCACGGATCTCGTACCCTTCGGCGCGCTTCGTCCCCACGGATACACCGCCGCCGTGGTCATGGTTGATGGGCTCATCGCCGGAGCCGTCGACGACGCCGTCGTCGACCGTTTCCGGCATATCCCCGACATCGATCAGCTGCTCCTGCGGGCAGTTGCTTATCGACGCCACCTCAATGACCTGCACCCCGACGCGACATCGAACGCTCGTTCCCATATTCGACGGGTGGAGGATGTTCTCATGTTGAAGCTGGCTGACAAACTATAA
- a CDS encoding ATP-dependent DNA helicase, which produces MSTPDPMYAVDPKVRLVPRQRNVPDRDWPFDLPAAGTWRVTGQAGSGVTSLLIDTVVARLNTPGVDPSGVLVVAASKESGARIRRELNDRLAGTDFASEAPLVRSVHSLAFALLREASEDPIRLITGAEQDSVIRELLHGQAEDGRGKWPGEIRPALTFVGFARQLRDFLLRSAERGLSPERLEALGAQHGRPMWVGAGDFLREYEQTQALSAASSYTSYSASELVGAALEKGVTPRWHTLIIDDAQHLDPTSATLLSKLIPGTELTVVGGDPEQSVFHFRGASPDFLEDFPAEHELDLGESRRIPHRDVVIVDTRTTQHDLIADTLRRAHLLEGVPWSEMAVIVRSTGQIATVRRALLGAGVPVHLNPTDVVLAEQRIVANLLLGIRALTEPLSPSELEDLILGPIGGADPVTLRRLIRGLRRFDPEKRGRVTLADLLTPEAVLPDFGDLLTEREQHILLRIRRVLDAGRGVLDSHGSVEEVLWSVWYATGLADHLLAASLRGGVTGSQADRDLDAVMSLFDAAGDYAERRPTGSLHGFLATITEQELPTGVRDRRSAVPDAVALLTAHGTVGSQWHTVVVAGAQEGAWPSLGETGSLFDQEELVELLDADVDPNLPISHTPDRLKEERRLFHVATSRATHSLLLTAIYAPDADDVTEPSRFVAEFCSAHGMQARRYASDPRDTGQDYEPLRVRLLSTSALLAELRRSVCDPHARSDVRQQAARQLARLAQVGVPGADPDQWWTTTEPSTSSALPRVRALSPSRIEGLLTCPLREVVGKLWEEEESPIALTRGNLAHYYLEALGRGVDPEVAQKMVESGFAEILDDPEWRKDTAAEDFTRLLERTRRWLEAHQVAHDLVGVEVPLDVEAVAGVRVAGRMDLLSQEKNGGYKVVDLKTARTAITKKKLAEHAQLLAYELALGKGALVDGHVVDAPTPADALQVASGVLLYPGTDTVKITDLEQAARTEEELEEFAALLPPLVDEMTGPLLTARVNEHCSSCQIHAICPVRNEGKLTIDA; this is translated from the coding sequence ATGTCGACACCTGACCCGATGTATGCCGTGGACCCGAAGGTCCGGTTGGTTCCTCGCCAAAGAAATGTGCCGGACCGCGACTGGCCTTTCGACTTACCCGCCGCGGGTACGTGGCGGGTCACGGGCCAGGCCGGTTCCGGGGTCACCAGTCTGCTCATCGATACGGTCGTGGCGCGCCTGAATACTCCGGGGGTGGACCCCTCCGGTGTTCTCGTCGTTGCTGCCTCCAAAGAATCGGGCGCCCGGATTCGCCGCGAGCTCAATGATCGCTTGGCTGGAACCGACTTCGCCTCCGAAGCCCCGCTCGTTCGCTCGGTACATTCCCTGGCTTTTGCCCTGCTGCGGGAGGCCTCGGAGGATCCCATTCGCCTGATCACGGGCGCTGAGCAAGACTCCGTGATCCGCGAGTTACTGCACGGCCAGGCAGAGGACGGTCGGGGGAAGTGGCCGGGCGAAATTCGCCCCGCACTGACCTTTGTCGGCTTTGCCCGTCAGTTGCGTGATTTCCTCTTGCGCTCGGCGGAGCGGGGTCTGTCTCCGGAGCGCTTGGAGGCGTTGGGCGCGCAGCATGGCCGCCCCATGTGGGTAGGGGCCGGGGATTTCCTGCGGGAGTATGAGCAGACTCAGGCGCTGTCGGCAGCTTCGAGTTACACCAGCTACAGTGCCTCCGAGCTGGTGGGAGCGGCATTGGAGAAGGGTGTGACGCCGCGCTGGCACACCCTCATCATCGATGATGCGCAGCACCTTGACCCCACCTCCGCCACGCTGTTGAGCAAGCTCATTCCCGGCACCGAGCTCACCGTCGTCGGTGGCGACCCGGAACAGTCTGTCTTCCACTTCCGCGGTGCTTCCCCGGATTTCCTCGAGGATTTCCCGGCGGAACATGAGCTCGACCTGGGGGAGAGCAGGCGCATCCCGCACCGCGACGTTGTCATCGTTGATACCCGCACCACCCAGCACGATCTCATCGCGGATACCTTGCGCCGTGCTCACCTGCTCGAAGGCGTCCCGTGGTCGGAGATGGCCGTCATTGTCCGCTCGACCGGTCAGATCGCGACCGTCCGGCGCGCCCTCCTCGGGGCGGGGGTGCCGGTGCATCTCAACCCGACCGATGTGGTGTTGGCGGAGCAGCGGATCGTCGCCAATCTTTTGCTCGGCATCCGGGCGCTGACGGAGCCGCTCAGCCCTTCTGAGCTGGAGGATCTCATCCTCGGCCCCATTGGTGGGGCCGACCCCGTCACCTTGCGCCGCCTCATCCGTGGCCTGCGCCGTTTCGACCCGGAGAAACGCGGCCGAGTCACCCTCGCGGACCTTCTCACCCCGGAGGCCGTGCTCCCGGACTTCGGCGACCTGCTCACCGAGCGTGAACAGCACATCCTCCTGCGCATCCGGCGGGTGCTCGACGCCGGCCGCGGCGTGCTCGATTCCCACGGCAGCGTGGAGGAGGTCTTGTGGTCCGTGTGGTACGCCACCGGCTTGGCCGATCACCTCCTCGCCGCCTCTTTGCGCGGCGGAGTCACGGGTTCGCAGGCCGATCGAGATTTGGATGCGGTGATGTCGCTTTTCGACGCCGCCGGTGACTATGCCGAGCGTCGCCCAACCGGAAGCCTGCACGGCTTCCTCGCCACGATCACCGAGCAGGAACTGCCTACCGGTGTCCGCGATCGGCGATCCGCCGTGCCCGACGCCGTCGCGTTGCTCACCGCGCATGGCACCGTGGGCAGCCAGTGGCACACGGTCGTTGTCGCCGGGGCGCAGGAGGGAGCGTGGCCCTCGCTGGGTGAGACCGGTTCTCTGTTTGACCAGGAGGAACTTGTCGAGCTTCTCGATGCCGACGTCGACCCCAACCTCCCCATCTCCCACACCCCCGATCGGCTCAAGGAAGAGCGCCGGCTCTTCCACGTTGCCACCAGCCGCGCAACCCATTCTTTGCTGCTCACAGCCATCTACGCGCCGGACGCCGACGACGTTACCGAGCCCTCGCGCTTCGTCGCCGAGTTCTGCTCGGCTCATGGGATGCAAGCGCGGCGCTACGCCAGCGACCCGAGGGACACCGGCCAGGACTATGAACCCCTGCGCGTGCGCCTGCTGTCGACGTCCGCCCTCCTCGCGGAATTACGGCGGTCGGTGTGCGATCCACACGCCCGGAGCGATGTCCGCCAGCAGGCCGCCCGTCAACTCGCCCGATTGGCGCAGGTCGGGGTGCCCGGGGCTGACCCAGATCAGTGGTGGACCACCACGGAGCCTTCGACCAGCTCGGCGCTGCCGCGCGTCCGGGCGCTGTCCCCCTCCCGCATTGAAGGACTTCTCACATGCCCGCTGCGGGAGGTCGTCGGCAAGCTGTGGGAGGAGGAAGAATCTCCCATTGCGCTCACCCGCGGCAACCTGGCTCACTACTACTTGGAGGCCCTGGGCCGGGGAGTCGACCCGGAGGTAGCCCAGAAGATGGTCGAGTCGGGGTTCGCCGAGATCCTCGATGACCCGGAATGGCGAAAGGACACCGCGGCGGAGGACTTCACCCGGCTCCTCGAGCGCACCCGGCGATGGCTGGAGGCGCACCAGGTGGCCCATGACCTGGTCGGGGTTGAGGTGCCTCTCGACGTCGAGGCGGTGGCGGGCGTACGCGTCGCCGGGCGCATGGACTTGTTGAGCCAAGAAAAGAACGGCGGCTACAAGGTCGTGGACCTGAAGACGGCGCGCACCGCGATCACGAAGAAGAAGCTGGCCGAGCATGCCCAGCTCCTGGCTTATGAGCTTGCCCTGGGCAAGGGGGCGCTGGTGGACGGACACGTAGTCGACGCACCCACCCCAGCCGACGCCCTGCAGGTCGCGTCCGGGGTCCTGCTCTATCCCGGGACCGATACGGTAAAGATCACCGACCTGGAACAGGCCGCCCGCACCGAGGAGGAACTGGAAGAGTTCGCCGCCCTGCTTCCGCCGCTGGTAGACGAGATGACCGGGCCGCTGCTCACCGCCCGGGTCAATGAGCATTGTTCCTCTTGCCAGATCCACGCTATTTGCCCGGTCCGAAACGAAGGGAAGCTGACCATCGATGCCTAA